In Flavobacterium praedii, the DNA window TCTTTCATCTCAATAATAAAATTGATTTGTGTACGTACAGTTTGTACTTTTGCCTTTATGAATGATAACTTTATAAATGAATACTTTGGGATAGGGATACAAAACGGTAAAACGCCCGAAAATTTGGGTGTTTTGTGGCGGTCTGCCCAAAACTTAGGCGCCAGTTTTATATTTACCATTGGCAATCGCTATGCCAAGCAGGCTTGCGATACCCATGATGCCGTAAAAGCAATTCCGTATTTTCATTACGATACCTTTGAGGCTTTTTTTGACAACTTGCCCAAAGGAGCGCGATTGGTTGGCGTTGAATTAGACGAAAATGCGTCAGATTTAGAGACTTTTGAACATCCAAGGCGTTGTGTGTATTTATTGGGAGCCGAAGATCATGGCTTATCCAAGAAAGCAATGAATAAATGCCATCATTTGGTAAAATTTAAATCAGAAAAAAGTTTGAATGTAGCTGTGGCTGGAAGTATAATTTTGTACGATAGAGGTTTGTCTAAACCACGTTCTTAAAAAAAACTTTACTAAACTTCTGTTGTATCTGAAATTGGTTGACGGGGAAGATATTTTGTCAATAATGGTTGTTTTGGGTAACGAATAGTTCTTGAAATTCGATATACTGTCAAGGATAGCAGCGAAAAGCCCGTAAAGGCAGAAATCCTATTAAAACAAAACCCAAAAGAGCGACCAACGGAAGCTCCTTTTGGGTTTATGTTTTATGGATTGATGACTGCGGACTTGTAGCGGATAGCCTGCCCGGACAGCCTTATTATTATGCCAAGATTAATTCAAAATTTCATGAGAGGTCATTCTTAAACAGCGTTCGTTGCCTAAATAGAGGGGGTTCCCATGTTTCTCGGACCAAAAACCATCTAGTATATCTTTGTTGATGCATTTGTAGACAGCAATACCTTTGTAAATATGATCGTCTTCGCCACGGTAGTTGAAATGAATCACCAAAATACCGTCCTTGAAAAATCCGTTGCCGTTTTGTACTTGGTCTTTGTTGATCACCCATTGGGCAATAATTCGGTTGTTTTCATCAAGGGACAAACTCAATTTGCCTTTGTAAGCAATTTTGTCACTTTGCTCTTGATTGCTGCCTTCGATTGCATATTCGCCTACTAAATCGTTTATGGTCATTTGGTTTTATGATTGTGTCGTAGTAAAGAAAAATTTTGTGTTGCAGAAATATCGGCGCTTGATTTGATCAATAGTATGAGTATGCTTTTTACTTTCCGATACAGAAATTCGCAAAAATATTCCCCAGTAATTCATCATTCGTAACCTGACCGGTAATCATTCCAAATTGGTATAGTGCTTCTTTAATATCAAGTGCCATAAGGTCACTAGAAAGATTGGTTTCTAGACCAAATTTTACTTTTTGGATTTCCTCTAAGGCTTTGAG includes these proteins:
- a CDS encoding RNA methyltransferase, with amino-acid sequence MNDNFINEYFGIGIQNGKTPENLGVLWRSAQNLGASFIFTIGNRYAKQACDTHDAVKAIPYFHYDTFEAFFDNLPKGARLVGVELDENASDLETFEHPRRCVYLLGAEDHGLSKKAMNKCHHLVKFKSEKSLNVAVAGSIILYDRGLSKPRS